From Caulobacter segnis, a single genomic window includes:
- a CDS encoding SRPBCC family protein: MGERVSDGRTTVERTSDRELVVTRIFNGPVRMVFDAWTKAELFQLWWAPKSSGVPMLSCEMDVRTGGGYRVVFGKDADNSMAFYGKYLEVTPPSRLVWTNDEGEEGAVTTVTFENEGDDRTLLVLQELYPSKEALDESFVGMEDAMPEQFAQLDDLLATLGAR; this comes from the coding sequence ATGGGTGAACGCGTGAGTGACGGCCGCACGACGGTCGAACGGACCTCCGATCGCGAACTGGTCGTGACGAGGATCTTCAACGGCCCGGTCCGGATGGTATTCGACGCCTGGACCAAGGCCGAGCTGTTCCAACTGTGGTGGGCCCCGAAGTCCAGCGGCGTGCCGATGCTGTCCTGCGAGATGGATGTGCGCACCGGCGGCGGCTATCGCGTCGTCTTCGGGAAGGACGCCGACAATTCCATGGCCTTCTACGGCAAGTACCTGGAGGTGACGCCGCCGTCGCGGCTCGTCTGGACCAATGACGAAGGCGAAGAGGGCGCCGTCACCACGGTGACCTTCGAAAACGAAGGCGACGACAGGACGCTGCTGGTCCTGCAGGAGCTCTATCCCTCCAAGGAAGCGCTCGACGAGTCCTTCGTCGGGATGGAAGACGCGATGCCCGAGCAGTTCGCGCAGCTGGACGACCTGCTCGCCACCCTGGGCGCGAGGTAG
- a CDS encoding [protein-PII] uridylyltransferase — protein MPRRLRPTRLEHVVDGHALRARLSAAALDSIGNEAEQRARAIEILKQALFRGRMIAKERLENGASGVETARLISGVTDEVITALYDFTTVHVFRARNPTEGERLCLLAVGGYGRGTLAPFSDIDLLFLRPYKQTPHAESVIEFMLYALWDLGFKVGHASRTIEECVRLSKEDYTIRTSILEARRLTGDERLADDLKKRFRDDVMKGTGAQFVAAKLKERDDRQARAGASRYMVEPNVKEGKGGLRDLHTLMWIAEYLHPVDRPEDVFKMEVFSSRETKAFIRAFDFLHAVRAHLHFTTGRPEERLTFDLQPEIARRMGYGDRGDAPAVERFMRRYFLIAKEVGALTRAFSAKLEAEHFKNEPKGISRFLPGGRPKRKALEVEGFFEDNGRLNIAGQEIFEADPVNLIRLFKIADERDLDLHPDAFTAVTRSLSLITSRVRRHPDACRAFLDLLARGKRSYRTLTLMNDAGVLGRFVPEFGRVVAQMQFNMYHSYTVDEHTLRAVGVIGDMAAGRLVEDHPLSVSIMPLIEDREALFLAMLLHDTGKGGVGGQEKAGARSARSACERLGVERTKVELVAWLVENHLVMSDFAQKRDVSDPGTVAAFARIVENPERLRLLLVITVADIRAVGPGVWNGWKGQLLRELYNATEAVFRGGRGSDAAANVLRHQESAAEAARAALLETDPAAMGWATAMENAYFSAFSQEDLFEHAALARRAAIQGGAAAEGRVRSGQNAAEIVVAAKDRRGLFADLALAISSLGGNVVGARVFTSRQGQALDVFYVQDVTGAPLGCENPRALRRLADALEAAGRGETLAVEPRRGAEQSRAAAFAIAPTVVVDNEASNDATVVEASGRDRPGLLHALAKTLAESGLSIQSAHIDGYGERAVDAFYVQTSQGGKVTETRKVNALKADLLAALEQNEATAPAARAGLRRARASVAR, from the coding sequence ATGCCCCGTCGCCTTCGCCCCACCCGCCTGGAACACGTCGTCGACGGTCACGCGCTCAGAGCGCGCCTTTCGGCCGCCGCCCTGGATTCCATCGGCAACGAGGCCGAGCAGCGCGCCCGCGCCATCGAGATCCTCAAGCAGGCGCTGTTTCGCGGCCGGATGATCGCCAAAGAGCGGCTGGAGAACGGGGCCAGCGGCGTCGAGACCGCTCGCCTGATCAGCGGCGTCACCGACGAGGTGATCACCGCCCTCTATGACTTCACGACGGTCCACGTCTTCCGGGCCCGCAACCCGACCGAGGGCGAGCGCCTGTGCCTGCTGGCCGTCGGCGGCTATGGGCGCGGCACCCTGGCGCCGTTCTCGGACATCGATCTCTTGTTCCTGCGGCCCTACAAGCAGACGCCGCACGCCGAGAGCGTGATCGAGTTCATGCTGTATGCGCTGTGGGATCTGGGCTTCAAGGTCGGCCACGCCTCGCGGACCATCGAGGAGTGCGTGCGCCTCTCGAAGGAAGACTACACGATCCGCACCTCGATCCTGGAGGCCCGTCGCCTGACCGGCGACGAGCGCCTGGCCGATGACCTGAAGAAGCGCTTCCGCGACGACGTCATGAAGGGCACGGGCGCCCAGTTCGTCGCCGCCAAGCTGAAGGAGCGCGACGACCGCCAGGCTCGCGCTGGGGCCAGCCGCTACATGGTCGAGCCCAACGTCAAGGAGGGCAAGGGCGGCTTGCGCGACCTGCACACCCTGATGTGGATCGCCGAATATCTGCACCCAGTCGACCGGCCCGAGGACGTCTTCAAGATGGAGGTGTTCTCCAGCCGCGAGACCAAGGCCTTCATCCGCGCCTTCGATTTCCTGCACGCCGTGCGCGCCCACCTGCACTTCACGACGGGCCGGCCGGAAGAGCGGCTGACCTTCGACCTGCAGCCCGAGATCGCCCGCCGCATGGGCTATGGCGACCGGGGCGACGCGCCGGCGGTCGAGCGGTTCATGCGCCGCTACTTCCTGATCGCCAAGGAGGTCGGGGCCCTGACCCGCGCCTTCTCGGCCAAGCTGGAAGCCGAGCACTTCAAGAACGAGCCCAAGGGCATCTCGCGGTTCCTTCCCGGCGGACGACCCAAGCGCAAGGCGCTGGAGGTCGAAGGCTTCTTCGAGGACAACGGCCGCCTGAACATCGCCGGCCAGGAGATCTTCGAGGCCGATCCGGTCAACCTGATCCGCCTGTTCAAGATCGCCGACGAGCGTGACCTTGATCTGCATCCCGACGCTTTCACGGCGGTGACGCGGTCGCTGTCGCTGATCACCTCGCGCGTGCGTCGCCATCCGGACGCCTGCCGGGCGTTCCTGGACCTGCTGGCGCGCGGCAAGCGCAGCTATCGCACCCTGACCCTGATGAACGACGCCGGGGTTCTGGGCCGCTTCGTGCCGGAGTTCGGCCGGGTCGTGGCCCAGATGCAGTTCAACATGTACCACTCGTACACGGTGGACGAGCACACCCTGCGGGCCGTCGGCGTGATCGGCGACATGGCCGCCGGGCGGCTGGTGGAGGATCATCCGCTGTCGGTTTCGATCATGCCCCTGATCGAGGACCGCGAAGCGCTTTTCCTGGCCATGCTGCTGCACGACACCGGCAAGGGCGGGGTGGGCGGCCAGGAGAAGGCGGGGGCCCGTAGCGCCCGCAGCGCCTGCGAGCGCCTGGGCGTCGAGCGCACCAAGGTCGAGCTGGTCGCCTGGCTGGTCGAGAACCATCTGGTCATGAGCGACTTCGCCCAGAAGCGCGACGTTTCCGATCCCGGCACCGTGGCGGCCTTCGCGCGGATCGTCGAGAACCCCGAACGCCTGCGCCTGCTGCTGGTCATCACCGTCGCCGACATCCGCGCCGTCGGGCCGGGGGTCTGGAACGGCTGGAAGGGCCAGCTGCTGCGCGAGCTCTACAACGCCACCGAGGCGGTGTTCCGGGGCGGGCGCGGCAGCGACGCCGCGGCCAACGTCCTGCGCCACCAGGAGAGCGCCGCCGAGGCCGCCCGCGCGGCGCTGCTGGAGACCGATCCGGCCGCCATGGGCTGGGCGACCGCGATGGAAAACGCCTATTTCAGCGCCTTCAGCCAGGAGGACCTGTTCGAGCACGCCGCCCTGGCGCGCCGCGCGGCCATCCAGGGCGGGGCCGCCGCCGAGGGGCGGGTGCGCTCGGGCCAGAACGCCGCCGAGATCGTCGTCGCGGCCAAGGACCGGCGCGGCCTGTTCGCCGATCTGGCCCTGGCCATCTCGTCGCTGGGCGGCAATGTCGTCGGGGCGCGGGTCTTCACCTCCCGCCAGGGCCAGGCTCTGGACGTGTTCTATGTGCAGGACGTGACCGGCGCGCCGCTGGGCTGCGAGAATCCCCGGGCTCTGCGCCGCCTGGCCGACGCGCTGGAGGCCGCCGGCCGAGGCGAGACCCTGGCGGTCGAGCCGCGCCGGGGCGCCGAGCAGTCGCGCGCCGCCGCCTTCGCGATCGCCCCGACCGTGGTGGTCGACAACGAGGCCTCCAACGACGCCACGGTGGTTGAGGCCTCGGGCCGTGATCGGCCGGGCCTGCTGCACGCCCTGGCCAAGACCCTCGCCGAGAGCGGCCTTTCGATCCAGTCGGCCCATATCGACGGCTATGGCGAGCGGGCCGTCGACGCCTTCTACGTCCAGACCTCGCAGGGCGGAAAGGTCACCGAGACCCGCAAGGTCAACGCCCTGAAGGCCGACCTGCTGGCGGCGCTGGAGCAGAACGAGGCCACCGCCCCGGCGGCGCGCGCGGGCTTGCGCCGGGCGCGCGCCAGCGTGGCGCGCTAG
- a CDS encoding ArsR/SmtB family transcription factor — protein MVQFMTARLDASFAALSDATRRGVLEQLGRGDASITELAGRFDMTLTGMKKHVGVLEQAGLVTTEKVGRVRTCRLGQRGFQEEIAWIEERHRIWSMRFDALDEVIEALKRREKADG, from the coding sequence ATGGTTCAGTTTATGACAGCCCGCCTCGACGCCTCCTTCGCCGCGCTCTCGGACGCCACGCGACGCGGCGTGCTTGAGCAGCTCGGCCGAGGTGACGCCTCGATCACCGAGCTCGCCGGCCGCTTCGACATGACCCTGACAGGGATGAAGAAGCACGTCGGCGTCCTGGAACAGGCGGGCCTGGTCACCACCGAGAAGGTCGGTCGCGTGCGGACCTGCAGGCTCGGCCAGCGCGGCTTCCAAGAGGAAATCGCCTGGATCGAGGAGCGCCACCGAATCTGGAGCATGCGCTTCGACGCGCTGGACGAGGTCATCGAGGCCTTGAAGCGAAGGGAGAAAGCCGATGGGTGA